In Gemmatimonadota bacterium, the sequence CCGCGAGGGGCGCATTCCGGCGGCTCTCTACGGGCAGGGCCGGATGGAGTCGCTGTCCGTGGGACGCAAGGAGTACCTGGAAGCGCTGGCCGAATCCCACGGCGACAATGTCCTGTTTGATGTCGTGATCAGTGGCGGCGATCCGCTGCGGGCGATCGTGCGTGAGACCCAGATCGATGTGCTGAGTCGCGAGATCACCCACCTCGACTTCCACCACATCTCCATGACGGAGAAGATCCGCGTGGCGGTGGCTATTCACCTCACGGGTGAACCCGAGGGCGTGAAGACTTTCGGCGGCGTGCTGGAGCATGTCACCCGGGAGGTCGAGGTCCTGTGTCTCCCGTCGGACATTCCGTCTCATCTGGAAGTGGATGTCTCGGGGCTCTTGATCGGCGATTCAGTCCATGTCTCGGACCTCGCCGCGTACGGAGCCGACATCCAGGAGGAATCCGACCGCGTGATTGCCATGGTCGCCGCCCCGACGGTGGTTGAAGAGCCGACGGAGGAGGAAGAAGAAGGCGAAGAGGGTGCCGAGGGTGCCGAGGGTGCCGAGGGTGCCGAGGGTGCCGAGGAAGGTGCCGAG encodes:
- a CDS encoding 50S ribosomal protein L25: MKTIQIEAAPRERLGKGGARTLRREGRIPAALYGQGRMESLSVGRKEYLEALAESHGDNVLFDVVISGGDPLRAIVRETQIDVLSREITHLDFHHISMTEKIRVAVAIHLTGEPEGVKTFGGVLEHVTREVEVLCLPSDIPSHLEVDVSGLLIGDSVHVSDLAAYGADIQEESDRVIAMVAAPTVVEEPTEEEEEGEEGAEGAEGAEGAEGAEEGAEKAEGAEDSGDDGAKS